One stretch of Novosphingobium pentaromativorans US6-1 DNA includes these proteins:
- a CDS encoding HNH endonuclease yields the protein MSTAMRRCPLPSIDVLRAAISIDPRTGLMTWRRRPASHFRSEASAASWNTQFSGTPAFSTLIRGYLHGIINSKRYRAHRIAFALYTGHDPDCEIDHIDGDKTNNAALNLRAVTSAENKRNLAIPAHNRSGVIGVCFSRSKGKWRAYIGTRPQTHIGYFDAFDDAVAARRTAQSAHGYHPNHGRAS from the coding sequence ATGAGCACAGCGATGAGAAGATGTCCGCTACCATCCATCGACGTGCTGCGCGCAGCCATATCAATCGATCCCAGAACAGGATTGATGACATGGCGGCGTCGACCAGCATCCCACTTCCGTAGCGAGGCGTCCGCAGCGTCATGGAATACCCAATTCTCTGGCACTCCGGCGTTTTCGACACTGATTCGTGGCTATTTGCACGGCATCATCAATAGCAAGCGCTACCGCGCTCATCGGATTGCGTTTGCTCTTTACACCGGCCACGATCCTGATTGTGAAATCGACCACATCGATGGTGATAAAACCAATAATGCCGCATTGAATTTGCGGGCCGTAACGTCTGCCGAGAACAAGCGGAACCTTGCGATTCCCGCTCACAATCGCAGCGGCGTAATCGGCGTGTGCTTCTCTCGTTCGAAGGGAAAGTGGCGCGCTTATATAGGCACTCGGCCTCAAACGCATATCGGGTACTTTGATGCATTCGATGATGCTGTTGCAGCCCGCCGAACAGCTCAATCCGCACATGGCTATCATCCTAATCATGGGAGAGCTTCGTGA
- a CDS encoding helix-turn-helix domain-containing protein produces the protein MARVADIITIASRLTGVSEHHIRGASRKREYIAVRFAVYAVSRDQGFSFPEIGAFVGGRDHSSVINGVRQIPTYERIFPNLAPLMDAMRAYAEHCEPFLADTGWRPSVGIDMTPLAMSDYAAVKAAAQERNRARLRLRREQDKIKAAEAEPVTEELDHIERADIDYRLMMMRGSEALREALFT, from the coding sequence ATGGCGCGTGTTGCTGACATCATTACGATCGCCTCGCGCCTGACTGGCGTCAGCGAGCACCACATCCGGGGCGCCAGTCGCAAGCGCGAGTACATCGCGGTCCGCTTCGCTGTTTACGCTGTCTCTCGCGACCAGGGTTTCTCTTTCCCGGAGATCGGGGCTTTCGTCGGCGGTCGCGACCACTCCAGCGTCATCAATGGCGTGAGACAGATCCCGACATATGAGCGCATATTTCCGAACCTAGCCCCCCTCATGGACGCAATGCGAGCTTATGCCGAGCATTGCGAGCCATTCCTTGCCGATACTGGCTGGCGGCCTTCTGTCGGGATCGACATGACGCCCCTCGCCATGTCCGACTACGCTGCCGTGAAGGCCGCTGCTCAGGAACGCAATCGCGCCCGTCTGCGGCTCAGGCGTGAGCAGGACAAGATCAAGGCGGCCGAGGCCGAACCCGTCACCGAAGAACTCGATCACATCGAGCGCGCTGACATCGATTATCGACTTATGATGATGCGTGGCTCCGAAGCACTTCGGGAGGCGTTGTTTACATGA
- a CDS encoding DUF2312 domain-containing protein produces MSNIDERLKLLVERVERLEEERKGIGEDIRDVFAEMKAVGYDPKIVRKVIKLRKMQDDARREMDALLDTYCGALGMQLDLPLGVSS; encoded by the coding sequence ATGAGCAACATCGATGAACGCTTGAAGCTGCTCGTCGAACGGGTGGAGCGACTCGAAGAAGAGCGAAAGGGAATCGGAGAGGATATCCGAGACGTTTTCGCGGAGATGAAAGCGGTCGGATACGATCCGAAGATCGTGCGAAAGGTGATCAAACTGCGCAAGATGCAGGATGATGCGCGCCGGGAGATGGACGCACTCCTGGATACCTACTGTGGCGCTCTCGGAATGCAGTTGGACCTCCCGCTTGGAGTTTCATCATAA
- a CDS encoding helix-turn-helix domain-containing protein: MVENLIIDIREWLGAPGNSKAKLARLTGLHRNTLLGCDRDDWNPTLDVLRKIEPHVRNASDTKAAA; encoded by the coding sequence ATGGTTGAGAACCTCATCATCGACATTCGCGAGTGGCTGGGGGCACCCGGAAACTCCAAGGCGAAGCTCGCACGGCTGACTGGCCTTCACCGCAACACCCTACTTGGATGCGACCGAGACGACTGGAATCCTACGTTGGATGTCCTGCGCAAGATCGAGCCGCATGTTCGCAACGCCAGCGACACGAAGGCCGCAGCATGA
- a CDS encoding LexA family protein, translating to MEKTPDERRAILRKYISDNRLKVAPWAKSAGVDKNSIYNFLNGHSQALDPMTYAKLARASRVPSWKLSGETPEPPSPTAIWVIGKVQAGVFVDAVEWDQSDWYAIDVPVPPRFRSKAKALLVAGSSMDLEYKEGSIVIWVDMLDFRPPQHGDHVIAFAYDHHREVEATVKELRISEDGKRWLWPRSSKPEFQAPICVDDLPPDIIDVEVKGIVIGDYRPRVN from the coding sequence ATGGAAAAGACGCCGGACGAAAGACGCGCTATCCTGCGCAAATATATTTCGGACAACCGACTGAAGGTCGCGCCGTGGGCGAAGTCTGCAGGTGTCGATAAGAATTCGATCTACAATTTCCTGAATGGTCATAGCCAAGCGCTCGATCCAATGACCTACGCTAAGCTTGCCAGGGCATCTCGCGTGCCCTCATGGAAGCTTTCGGGCGAGACGCCGGAGCCGCCGTCGCCAACGGCAATTTGGGTTATTGGGAAGGTGCAGGCAGGGGTTTTCGTAGACGCCGTGGAATGGGATCAATCCGACTGGTACGCGATCGACGTCCCCGTGCCTCCGCGCTTTCGGTCGAAGGCAAAAGCGCTGCTGGTAGCAGGCTCATCCATGGACCTGGAGTACAAGGAAGGTTCGATCGTGATTTGGGTGGATATGCTCGACTTCCGTCCGCCCCAGCACGGCGATCACGTGATTGCGTTCGCCTATGACCATCATCGCGAGGTTGAAGCCACTGTGAAGGAGCTTCGCATCAGCGAAGATGGCAAGCGCTGGCTTTGGCCCCGCAGTTCAAAGCCTGAATTTCAGGCGCCGATCTGTGTCGATGATCTTCCGCCTGACATTATTGATGTCGAGGTGAAAGGGATTGTCATCGGTGATTACCGCCCCCGCGTGAACTGA